In Bradyrhizobium paxllaeri, the genomic stretch GCGCCTGCCACGCGCCGCACCAGGCGCCGATGGACATCATCAAGAGCTATGATGCGAAGTTCGCCCATGGCTGGGACGTCGAGCGCGAGCAGCGCATCGCCCGGCAGAAGGCGATGGGCCTCGTGCCGGAGGAGACTCGATTGCCAGCGCGCAATGACGGCGTGAAGGCATGGGACGAGCATGGCGCCGACGAAAGGCGCGTGTTCACGCGGCTGCAGGCGGCCTTTGCCGGCATGCTCGATCACGCCGATCAGCATCTGGCGCGGCTGATCGGCTTTCTCGATAAAGCGGGGATCCGCGACAACACGCTGATCCTGGTGCTGTCGGACAACGGTGCCAGTCAGGAGGGCGGGCCATGGGGTTTTGTGAACGCGATGGGGCCGTATAATTTCCGCCCCGAACCGCCAGCGGAAAAGCTGCGGCGGATCGATGACATCGGCGGACCGGACTCGCACAGCAATTTCCCGCATGGCTGGGCGATGGCGTCGAATACCCCGCTGCGGCGTTACAAGCAGAACACCCATGGTGGCGGCATCCGCGATCCCTTCATCATGACCTGGCCGAACAGGATCGCAGGCCGAGGTGAGGTGCGGCACCAGTTCGTGCATGCCTGCGACCTGACGCCGACCTTGCTCGATCTGATCGGCATCGCGCCGCCCTCGGACATAGGTGGCGTTGCCCAGATGCCGCTCGAGGGCGAGAGCTTTGCGCGCTCCGTCACCGATCCCTCTGCGCCGTCAAAATCGTCACCGCAATATTTCGAGATGTTCGGCCATCGCGGCCTCTGGCATGACGGGTGGAAAGCGGTCTCCTTCCATCCCTCGGGCACGCCGTTCGAGAACGACAAGTGGGAGCTGTTTCATTTGGCGCAGGACTTTTCGGAAACCGACGATCTCGCGGCGAAAGAGCCCGGACGGCTGGAGGCGATGATCAAGCTGTGGTGGAGCGAGGCCGAGAAGCACAATGTGTTGCCGCTCGACGACCGCTTCGGCCCGCGCTTCGCCGAGAATGCAGCGCGCTTTCATGGCGCGCGCAACAGGTTCACCTTTCACGCCGGCATGGGGCATGTGCCGACCGACGTTGCGCCCGATGTGCGCAGCCGCAGCTACACCATCGAGGCCCATGTCGAGATCGGCGAGGAGGGGGCGGAGGGCGTGCTGATCGCTCATGGCGACGCGACCTCAGGCTACAGCCTCTACATCAAGGACGGCTTTCTGGTGCACGATCTCAACATCGGCGGCGGCCATGAGATCGTGACCTCCGACCGCAAGGTGCCGTCAGGCGCACACCGGCTCGGCGTGCATGTCGAACGTCTGGTGCGCAAGGAGCCGCCCGCCAAGGGCTCGCGCACCGGTGCGACCGCCTATACGCTGCTGATCGACGGCGAGCCGGTAGGCTCGATCCAGACCCAGTTCGCCTTCAACAATTTCATCTCGTGGTCCGGCCTCGATATCGGCCGCGACCGCGCAAGCCCGGTCTCGCATTACGCGGCGCCGTTCGAGTTCACCGGGCAATTGCTGAAGGTGACGGTCGACATGCATGAGGACCAGAAGCTGGATGGCGAGGGGGTAGGCGCCGCTGAGATGGCGCGGCAGTAGCCATCAGTCGCCTGAACTGTCGTCGCCCGCGCAGGCGGGCGATCCAGTATTCCAGAGACATTGGTGATGAAGTGATAAGCCGCGGCGTACTGGATACCCCGCATTCGCGGGGTATGACGGCCTCTTGTGGGGCGACGTCATCGCTGCTCGCAATGACGGGGCTAAGACTTGAACTCGCCTTACTTGATCTTGTCATACGCCGCTGCAAAGTCCGCCAGCGGCATCGGGATCGCAATCGTTTCCTTGGCGAGATTCTGAAACGAGACCTTCAACTGCTTGCCGGATTTCAACGCGGTGAGCATCTCGGGCGAAATCTGGAGGTTGGCGTAGCAGCCGCGGGCCTCGCAGGTCTGGATCTGCAGGTCGGACGTCTTGCCGTCATCGACCTGAAGTTTGGCGCCGGCCGGCAGATTGAGCCCAAGCGGTAACTGCACGAGGGCGATCGGCGCGCGCGTGTCGGCGGGCACGCGGACATTGATCAGCACGATGAGCTGCCCGGTCTTGGTCAGAACCGCGGTCTGCTCGATCGCGCATTCCAGCGGCGCGCTGCGGTTGGCGCTGCTGCACCGCGCAATCCAGCCGGGAGGCGCCGGCGCGTTTGCGCCGTCGGCCGTAGCAGCGGCGGGAGGCGGCGCGGCCTGGGCCGTCGCGGGGGCATTTTTGGCTTTGGGCGCCTGGGCGTGGCTTTGTGCGAAAAAGGAGAGCGTTATGACGGCTGCAACCGCAAGCTTTATAGGAATTGTCACTATCCAACTCCGAAATGAACTTCATTCGGATGTGCTGGTTGCAACTTAAAGTCAAGTCATTCGGCCGCCTGCTTGACCGATCCGTGAGTGTCCGAATGCGCATGGTTAGGATTGGACGAACGGCCCCACCGCGCAAACGCGTTGGAAAGCCGGTCGAGATAGAGATAGACCACCGGCGTCGTGAACAGCGTCAGCGCCTGGCTGACCAGCAGCCCGCCGACCATGGCATAGCCCAGCGGCTGGCGGATTTCCGAGCCCGTTCCGGTGCCGAGCATCAGCGGCACGCCGCCGAGCAGCGCCGCCATCGTCGTCATCATGATCGGGCGGAAGCGCAGCAGCGCCGCCTTGCGGATCGCACCTTCAGGCTCCAGGTTCTCGTCGCGCTCGGCCGTGATGGCGAAGTCCACCATCATGATGCCGTTCTTCTTCACGATGCCGATCAGGAGCACGATGCCGATCAATGCGATCAGGCTGAAGTCAAACCCGAACAGCATCAGGATGGCGAGTGCGCCGACGCCTGCTGACGGCAGGGTGGACAAGATCGTGATCGGGTGGATGTAGCTTTCGTAGAGGATGCCGAGGATCAGATAGACCACCACGAGCGCGGCGAGGATCAGCAGCGGCACGGTGCCGAGCGACTGCTGGAACGCCTGCGCGGTGCCCTGGAAGCTCGAATTGAGCGTCGTCGGTGCGCCGAGTTCGACCATCGCCTTCTGCACCGCGTCGGTCGCCTGTCCCAGCGCCACGCCTTGCGCGAGGTTGAAGCTGATCGTGATCGCCGGAAACTGGCCCTGATGGCTGATCGACAATGGCCGCACCGGCACGCTGGTCCAGGTGGCAAAGGTCGACAGCGGCACCTGATCACCCGTGGTGGGTGATTTCACATAGATCTTGTTCAGCGTGTCGAGGCTGCCCTGTAGCTCCGGCAGCACTTCCAGCACCACCTTGTAGGTGTTGAGCTGGGTGAAATACTGCGTCACCTGGCGTTGGCCGAACGCATCATAAAGGGTGTCGTCGATCAGTTGCGGCTGGATGCCATAGCGTGCGGCGGTATCGCGGTTGATCTTCAACTCCAGCGTGGTGCCGTTGGTCTGCTGGTCGGTGGCGACGTCGCGCAGTTCGGGCAGGGTCTGCATCTTTGCCAGGATCTTTGGCGCCCATTCGTTCAACTCGGCCAAATCGGCGTCCTGCAGCGTGAACTCGAACTGGGTGCGCGTCGGCCGGCCGCCGAGCCGCACGTCCTGCGCCGCCTGCATATAGAGGCGGGCGCCCTCGACCTTCTCCAGCTGCGGACGCAGGCGCGCGATGATCTGCTGCGCGTTCGCCTTGCGCTCGTCGCGCGGCTTCAGCGTGATGTACAGGCTGCCGTTATTGCCGGCCCGGCCGCTGCCGCCGATCGCCATCGCGACAGAGGCCACATCTGGATCGGCCTGCACGATCTTGCCGAGTTCTTCCTGATGCCGCTTCATGTCGGCAAAGGAGATGTCCTGGCTGGCCTCCGAAGTGGCTGTGATCAGGCCGTTGTCCTGCTGCGGAAAGAAGCCTTTTGGGATGATGACGAACAGATAGACTGACAATCCCAAGGTGGCAAAGAAGATCATCAGCGTGGAGAGCTTCCAGCGCAAAGCAAGGTCAAGGCCGCGCTCGTAGACGCGCAGCATCGCGTCGAAGGCGCTTTCGCTCCATTGGTAGAATCGGCCATGCTTGGTTTCGCCGTGCGCGCGCAGGAAGCGCGAGGCCATCATCGGCGTCAACGTCAGCGACACGACCATCGACACGAAGATGGTCATGGCCAGCGTCACCGCGAATTCGCGGAACAGCCGCCCGATGATGCCGCCCATCAGCAATAGCGGGATCAGCACCGCGACCAGCGAGATGCTGATCGAGACGATGGTGAAGCCGATTTCGCGGGCGCCCTTGAACGCGGCGGCGAGCGGCTTTTCGCCTTCCTCGATATAGCGCGTGATGTTTTCCAGCATCACGATGGCGTCGTCGACCACGAAGCCGACGGCGATGGTAAGCGCCATCAGCGACAGATTGTCGAGCGTATAGCCGAACACCCACATCAGCGCGCAGGCGCCGAGCAGCGCCAATGGAACCGTCACCGTCGGGATCACGGTGGCCCAGAAGCTGCGCAGGAAGACGAAGATCACCATGACGACCAGCGCAATCGTCAGCAGCAGGGTGAACTGCACGTCCTCCACCGCGGCGCGGATGGTCTGGGTGCGGTCGCTGATGACCTCGATCTTGATCGCCGGCGGAATGGCACCGACCAGCCGGGGCAGCGTCGCCTTGATCTTGTCGACGGTCTCGATGACGTTGGCGCCGGGCTGCTTGAAGATCACCAGGAATACGCCGCGCTTGCCGTTGGCCCAAGCCGCCTGCTTGGCGTCTTCGGGGCCGGTGACGGCCTGGCCGATATCGCGGATCCGCAACGGGCCGCCATTGCGATAGGCAATGATGACGTCGTTCCAGTCCTTCGAGTTCGGCAATTGGTCGTTGGCGTATATGGTGTAGGCGCGGTGTTCGCCATCGATATTGCCCTTGGGGCTGTCGACGGTCGTGATCGCGATCTGGCTGCGGACGTCTTCCAGCGACAGTCCCTTGGCCACGAGTTTCGCCGGGTCGATCTGGATGCGGATCGCCGGTTTCTGCTGTCCGCCGATGATGACCTGCGCGACGCCGGAAATCTGGCTGATCTGCTGCGCAAGCTGGGCGTCGACGGCATCGCTCACGGTCGTCAGCGGCAGCGTGTCCGATGTTGCCGACAGCAGGAGGATCGGCGAGTCCGCCGGGTTGACCTTGCGATAGGTCGGCGGCGAGGGCAGGCTCTTCGGTAGCTGGCCGCTGGCAGCGTTGATCGCGGCCTGCACGTCGTTGGCAGCGGCGTCGATCTGCCGGTTCAGATCGAACTGGATCGTGATCGCTGCCGTGCCGAGATAGCTGGTCGAAGTCATCTGCGCGACGCCGGGAATCTGTGCGAGCTGACGCTCCAGCGGTTGCGCCACCGATGAGGCCATGGTTTCCGGACTGCCGCCGGGTAGCGACGCGGAAACCTGGATGGTCGGAAAATCGACCTGCGGCAGCGGCGCGACCGGCAGCAGCGGATAGGCGACCAGGCCGACGAACAGGATCCCGGCCATCATCAGCGACGTGCCGATGGGATAGCGGATGAAGGGCGCGGAGATTCCCTCGCTCATTCGTCGGTCGTCCTGGCCTGAGCCTGATCCGAGCTGGCGACCGCCGTCGTCACCAGCGTGCCCGGCTGAACCTTGAACTGGCCCGCCGTGATCACCTGCTCGCCGGGCGCTAGCCCCTCATCGACCACGGAGCGGCCATCGATCGAGCGCGTCACCTTGATCTTGCGGAGTTCGGCCTTGTTATCCTTGTTGACCAGATAGGCGTAAAGGCCGTTGGGGCCATGCTGAACGGCGTCGTCGGGAATCACGGTCGCGTCCTTCAACGTCGCAATGAGCAGACGGGTCGAAACCGACTGGCCCGGCCACAGCGCGTGATCCTTGTTGTCGAACACGGCCTTGAGGCGAACGGTGCCGCTCGACGTGTCGACCTGGTTGTTGATCAGGGAAAGCGTGCCGGTGGAGAGCACGCGTTTGCCGTCGGTGGAGAGCGCGATCGTCTTGGGAGGGGAAGCGGCGAGCGCCGCCTTGATATCCGGCAGTTGCTCTTCGGGTGCAGTGAAGATCACGGCGATCGGCTCGATCTGGACGATGGTCACGATGCCGGTTTGCGTCGCGGCATTGACGATGTTGCCGACGTCGACCTGGCGCAGCCCGACGACGCCGGAGATCGGCGCCTTGACGGTGGCGTAATCGAGCTGGGTCTGCGCGGTTTCGATCATCGCCGCGTCAGCCTGAATCTGCGCCGTGAGCTGCGCGACGGTGGAGCGCTGCGTATCGGTCTGCTGCCGGGTCGCGAATTCGCCGAGCTTGGTATAGCGCTGCAGGTCGAGGCTGGCATTGGCGAGGTTGGCTTCGTCCTGCGCCTTCTTGGCCTTGGCCTGATCGAGCGCAGACTGGAAAGGTCGTGGGTCGATCTCGACCAGCGTGTCGCCTTCCTTGACGACCTGGCCTTCCTGGAAGGCGATCCGGTTGATCTGGCCGTCGACGCGGGTACGGACGACGACGGTGTTGAAGCCTTGCACGGTGCCGAGGCCGGTCAGGTAGACCGGAAAATCGGCTTTTTCGACCGTGGCAATCCGCACCGGAACGGCGGCACGGGCGGGCGCGGCCTTCTGCGCTTCAGCTTGCGCCGGATGATCCCCGCTCAGGTATCGCTGCCAGCCCAGATAGCCCAACGCCGCGATCGCTACGATCAGCAAAGCCCAACGGTTGGTGCGCGACCTCGACATGATCATGGATTTCCGGAAGTTCCCCAATTCCTCCGATATAACGTTCGCGTGCTCAGCCTGTACAAACACTAAGGCTTGAGAATCCTAAACAATTGGAAAGGTTGGCCGTCGCGATGGGCGGCTCGCTGCCGTCGCCATTCTGTTGCGAGCTCCGGGCGTGAGTGCGCGCAGATGGGACTGATTGCGCGCGTCGCCGTCGTGCAGCCGCCGGCACGGTTTGATTGACGAAAGCTGGACGAACAACCAGTGCCTGACTGCCAGGATTTCCCGGCATTCTTTAGAACGCTTGTAAGGGAGGTTAACAGGAACCGGAACGCAAAACGGTTGGTCGCCAAACCTGACAAGCGAGCTCGGCTACGATGCGCTCTGATTGGGGCGCGACGCCGTTCGTGTTCGTGGCACCTGGATGCAGCGTGAGCATGGTGCTCTCGGCACGGTTCTAGACAAATTCTAAGGGACGGCTGCAATGCTGGTCCGCATCGCCAATGTACCGCGCGACCGGTGTGGCGGACCTCCGCCGCATCATGTCGCGGCCCGAGCGGAAGATGGCCGCTCCACCGCAGGCGCGGTGCGCGGTATGCTCGGCCGTTGCGTGCTTTCGACGCTGACCGCCAGTCCAGAATTCATCTCGGCGGCGACCCTGCTGCAGATCGTTCCGCCGCTGTTTAACCGCTACGCGGCCTTAGACGGCCACCAATTCGGCCTTCATGTAGACAATGCGGTGAGGGGAGATTGCCTTACGGGATTGCAGATCCGGAGCCACCTTTCGGTGACGCTGTGCTCGTCGGAACCGGACGAATACGACGGTAGCGAAGTGATAGTGGAGGACCTCTATGACTCACATGAGATCAAGTTCGGGGCCGGGGACCTCGTGCATTATCCTGCGTCTAGGTCGCATCTGGTCACGCCGGTCGCACGAGGTATGCGTGTTGCGTCTTTTTTCTGGCTGCAGAGCGTGGTACGGGATGGCCACGCCCGCAGCCTCGTCTTCGATCTCGTTACCGCGATCCAGGCCCTGGTAGAGCGGCTCGGGCGAGACGACCCTGAAACGGTCAAATTGACCAATCGCAACCTGATCCGCTGCTGGGCCGAAGTATGAAGAACATGACTCTTTCTCGCGTGACGACGTTGGTGATGATCTCGGCGCTGGCGATGCTGTCGCTGACGGCGCCGTTATCCGCCCAGCAGGGCATGGCCCCTGCGGCTCAGGCATCGCCCGCCGTAACGCAATCGCAGCCACCGGCCGCGCTGCCCCAGGCAGCGGCTGCACCGGCTGCGCCTTCGGACGCAGCTGCGACGCAGGCAGAGCGTGAGGGTAAGCTGAAGGCGGCGGCCGCAGAGCTCAAGGAATTGTCGCCGTGGTCGATGTTCAAGTCGGCCGACGTGGTGGTCAAGGCGGTCATGATCGGTCTCGCCTTTGCTTCGCTGGTGACCTGGACGATCTTCATCGCCAAGATGCTTGAGCTGACTGTGGTTCAGCGCAAGGTGCGCTCGGCGCTGGCCAAGATCGCGGACGCGCGGTCGCTGGCGGAAGCGCAATTCGCGCTCGGCGCCAAGGGCAGCGTGCTGGCGTCCTTCCTGGCGGCGGCCATGCGCGAGGCGCGGCTGTCGGCGGGCATCTCGAGCGATGCCGGCATCAAGGAGCGCGCCGCATCGAGCTTTGCGGAAATCGTGCGCGCTGAAGCGCGGCGTATCCGGCTCGGCATGGGCCTGCTCGCGACCATCGGTGCGACATCGCCCTTCGTTGGTCTGTTCGGCACGGTCTGGGGCATCATGAACAGCTTCATCGGCATTTCGAAATCGCAGACCACGAACCTTGCCGTGGTGGCGCCCGGCATCGCCGAGGCGCTGCTCGCGACTGCCATCGGTCTGGTCGCGGCGATTCCCGCCGTCATCATCTACAATCACTTTTCGCGCGTGACCAAGGGCTACATGGAGCTGGTCAGCCGGGCATCGGGCGCCGCGGCGCGGCTGTTGTCGCGCGATCTCGACCGTACCCATGTCACCTCGCATTCCCGTACGGCAGCGGAGTAGGCGATGGGCGCCTCGATCGCAGAACATGACTACGATGACGACAGCGATTTCGCGGAATCGCATGAGATCAACGTCACGCCGTTCATCGACGTCATTCTCGTTCTCCTGATCATCTTCATGGTCGCGGCGCCGCTCTCGACCGTCGATCTGCCGATTGATCTGCCGACATCGACCGCGACCCCGCAGAAGAAACCGGACAAGCCGACTTACGTCAGCATCAAGCCGGACCTCTCGGTTGCGATCGGGGAGGACATGGTCAAGCGCGTCGATCTGGTGCGTTCGCTCGATGCGATGCCGGACGCCAGCAAGGAGCGTTACATCTTCCTGCGTGCCGACCGCGCCGTGCCCTATGGCGAGTTGATGGATGTGCTCGAAATCCTGCGCGCCGGCGGCTATTCCAAGCTCAAGCTGGTGGCGCTCGAAGGCGTTCCCGAAGCAGCGGCGGCGCAAGCGGCGCCGGCAAAACCTTGACCGGGCTCGACGACCAAAAACCCTCCCGGCGGCTCTGGATTTCAGCCGCGGTGATCGCGCTCGCGCTTCACGTTGGCGGTGCCGCGCTCGCGATCGCGCATTTGCAGACCGAAGAATCCGATGACGCCCTCGGCGCAACGGCGATCGAGGTCGGGCTCGAAATGGCCGCCGTGCGCCGCGAGGTGACGGACTTGCCGCCGGGCCCGGATACCGAGGCATCCGCGGCGTCGCCGCAGCTCAACGAGCAGCAGGCCGAGGTGAAGGAAACCGATCTGCCGCAGGACAAGCCGACCGAGCCTGAAGAGGCCGATCGGGTGGTCACGGAGACCGAGTCCAAGAAGCCGAAAGAGGACGACCCGAAGGTCGCGGCGGTGCAGACGCAGGCGTCCACCGAGTCGATTGCCTCCGAAGCCACCGCAACGCCGAGTTCCGAGGAAATGCCGGAAGGGCAGCGTTCGGTCGCCCCGGTGATTGGCACTGGCGAGAGCGCGCGGCGTGCGCGCGTGACCTGGCAAAAGGAGCTGGTCGCGCATCTCGACAAGCACAAGCGCTATCCGAAGGAGCGGCAGCAGAAATCCGCCGAGATCCAGATTCGCTTCACGCTCGACCGCATGGGCCACGTGCTCTCGACCGAGATCGAAAAGGGCTCGGGCGATCCGGCCTTCGACGAGGCGGCGCTGGCGATGGTGCGGCGCTCCGATCCGGTGCCGATGCCGCCGCCTGTCGTCGCCGACGAAGGCCTGAGCTTCACCTTGCCCGTGATCTTCCGCGTCAAGACCAAGAGTTAGATCGGGTAATGCTGCGGTCCGGTCTCGATCGTGATCCAGCGCAATTCGGTGAATTCGGCGATGCCGGCCTTGCCGCCGAAGCGGCCATAGCCTGACGCCTTGACGCCGCCGAACGGCATCTGCGCCTCGTCGTGAACGGTTGGGCCGTTGACGTGGCAGATGCCGGAATCGATCCGCTTGGCGACTTCGAACGCGCGGGCGATGTCGCGGCCGAACACGGCCGCCGACAGGCCATACTCGGTGTCATTGGCGACGCGAACGGCTTCGTCCACGCCGTTGACGCGCACGACGGAGACCACCGGGCCGAACGATTCCTCGCCATAGATCCGCATCGACGAGTTGACGCCGTCGATCACGGTCGCCGACATCAGCGTGCCCTCGCTGCGTCCGCCTGCAACCACCTTGGCGCCCTTGCTGACGGCGTCGTTGATCAGGGTCTGGATGCGCGCCGCGGCATCGGTGCCGATCAGCGATCCCAGCGGCGCATTGCCCTTGCGGGGATCGCCGGCGACCAGCGATCCGGCTTTCGCCGCGAGTTTTGTGACGAACGCGTCGGCAATCTTCTCGTCGACGACGAGGCGTTCGGTCGACATGCAGATCTGGCCCTGATTCATGAAAGCGCCGAAGGCTGCGGCGGCTACGGCGGCATCGATGTCGGCATCGTCGAGCACGATCATCGGCGCCTTGCCGCCGAGTTCGAGCAATGCGGGTTTGAGATACTTCGCCGCCACCTGTGCGATGATGCGGCCGACGCGGGTCGAGCCGGTGAAATTGACGCGCCGCACGGCGGGATGGCCGATCAGCATTTCGATCAGGGCAGGGGCATCCTCCGGCGCGTTGGTGATGACGTTGAGCACGCCGGGCGGCAGGCCGGCGTCGTGCAGGCATTCGGCGATCAGCCGGTGGGTGCCCGGGCAGATTTCGGAGGCCTTCAGCACCGCGGTGTTGCCGCAGGCCAGCGGCAGCGCAATGGCGCGCACGCCGAGAATAACGGGCGCGTTCCACGGCGCCATGCTCAGCACCACGCCGGCGGGCTGGCGCACGGCCATCGCGATGCAGCCCGGCTTGTCCGAGGGGATGACCTCGCCCGAAATCTGCGTGGTCATCGCGGCGGCCTCACGCAGCATGCCGGCGGCAAGGTGGACGTTGAAGCCGGCCCAGCCGGCGGTCGCGCCGGTTTCCGCGGCCATCAGCTCGATGAACTGCGGGGTCTTCGACGCCAGGAGATCGGCAGCCTTCAGCAGGATCGCGCGCCTTGCATTCGGGCCAGTGGCGGACCATGCGGGGAAGGCGGCTGCGGCCGTGTCGGCCGCGCGCTTCGCATCCGCGATCTGGGCGGCGGCGGCGCGGCTTGCGAGATCACCGGTGACGGGGTTCAGGCGATCGAACGTTGCGCCGTTCGATGCGGGCACATCCTTGCTTTCGAGCAGCAGCGAAATTTCATACATGGCTTTCTCTCCTCAGGCAGGGCGTTACGACGATGATGCGGTGGCCGGCGGCACGCCACCGAGATAGGCGCGCTGGACGGCGGGATCGGATTTCAATTGATCGGCGCTGCCGTGGCCGACGATGATGCCGTTTTCGAGCACATAGCCGCGGTCGGCGATCCGCAGGCTCTCCTGCGCGTTCTGCTCGACGAGCAGCAATCCGACGCCGGCCTCGCGCACCCGATGCAAGGTGGCGAACAGTTCCTGCACCATGGCAGGCGACAGCCCGAGCGAGGGCTCGTCGAGCAGCAGAATATCCGGATTGGACATCAGCGCGCGGCCGATCGCGAGCATCTGCTGTTCGCCGCCGCTCATGGTGCGCGCGATCTGGGCGGCGCGTTCGCGCAGGCGCGGAAACAGCGAAAACACCTGCTCGCGCCGCGCCGCTTCGCCGTCGCGGGCGCGCTTCGGGTTGGCGCCGAGCAGGAGGTTTTCCTTCACCGTGAGATCGCCGAAGATGCCGCGGCCCTCGGGCACCAGCGCCAGTCCGCTTTCGACGATGTCGTGTGCGGGAAGCACGGAAATGTCACGGCCGCCGAGGCTCACCTGCTTGCCGGGCAGCGTACGCACGACGCCTGCAATGGCTTTCAGGAGCGATGTTTTACCAGCGCCATTGGCGCCGAGGATGGTGACGATCTCGCCACGGCCGACATTGAGCGCGACGCCGTCGAGGGCGCGGTGCAGGCCATAGGCGAGGCTGAGATTCTTGACCTCAAGCATCGGCGGCCACCCCGCCGAGATAGGCCTTCACGACCGCCGCATCGCTCAGCACGTCCGCGGTCGCGCCTTCCGCGATCTTGCGGCCGCTGCTCATCACGATGCAGCGGTCGCACAGGGCGCGCACCGCGGTCATCACATGCTCGACCAGCACGATGGTGATCCCGTCCGCCTTCAACGACCGGATCAGGTCGATGCCGATCGCAAGCTCAGATGGGTTGAGGCCGGCGAGCCATTCGTCGAGCAGCAACAGCCGCGGCCTTGCGGCGAGAGCGCGGGCAAGCTCCAGGCGCTTTCGGTCGATATAGGTGAGGTCGGCCGCGGGCCGCCGGCCGTGTCCAGCGAGGCCGACGCGGTCGAGGAGCGTGTCGATC encodes the following:
- a CDS encoding arylsulfatase, giving the protein MAAGSAKPFGGTIGKTVAGSKPWWPQAAKPPEGAPNVLVVLFDDVGFSDFGCYGSAIRTPTIDRLAAEGLRYSSFHTTAMCSTTRAALLTGRNHHSVGVGCLANFDSGYPGYRGKIAREAGTLAEMLRPHGYRNYMVGKWHVTPLTESGATGPFDGWPLGRGFDRFYGFLDAETDQFAPELVSDNAHVDPPGTYADGYHLTSDLIDQSIRFIADHTADRPDIPWLTWVALGACHAPHQAPMDIIKSYDAKFAHGWDVEREQRIARQKAMGLVPEETRLPARNDGVKAWDEHGADERRVFTRLQAAFAGMLDHADQHLARLIGFLDKAGIRDNTLILVLSDNGASQEGGPWGFVNAMGPYNFRPEPPAEKLRRIDDIGGPDSHSNFPHGWAMASNTPLRRYKQNTHGGGIRDPFIMTWPNRIAGRGEVRHQFVHACDLTPTLLDLIGIAPPSDIGGVAQMPLEGESFARSVTDPSAPSKSSPQYFEMFGHRGLWHDGWKAVSFHPSGTPFENDKWELFHLAQDFSETDDLAAKEPGRLEAMIKLWWSEAEKHNVLPLDDRFGPRFAENAARFHGARNRFTFHAGMGHVPTDVAPDVRSRSYTIEAHVEIGEEGAEGVLIAHGDATSGYSLYIKDGFLVHDLNIGGGHEIVTSDRKVPSGAHRLGVHVERLVRKEPPAKGSRTGATAYTLLIDGEPVGSIQTQFAFNNFISWSGLDIGRDRASPVSHYAAPFEFTGQLLKVTVDMHEDQKLDGEGVGAAEMARQ
- a CDS encoding invasion associated locus B family protein, which gives rise to MPIKLAVAAVITLSFFAQSHAQAPKAKNAPATAQAAPPPAAATADGANAPAPPGWIARCSSANRSAPLECAIEQTAVLTKTGQLIVLINVRVPADTRAPIALVQLPLGLNLPAGAKLQVDDGKTSDLQIQTCEARGCYANLQISPEMLTALKSGKQLKVSFQNLAKETIAIPMPLADFAAAYDKIK
- a CDS encoding multidrug efflux RND transporter permease subunit; this encodes MSEGISAPFIRYPIGTSLMMAGILFVGLVAYPLLPVAPLPQVDFPTIQVSASLPGGSPETMASSVAQPLERQLAQIPGVAQMTSTSYLGTAAITIQFDLNRQIDAAANDVQAAINAASGQLPKSLPSPPTYRKVNPADSPILLLSATSDTLPLTTVSDAVDAQLAQQISQISGVAQVIIGGQQKPAIRIQIDPAKLVAKGLSLEDVRSQIAITTVDSPKGNIDGEHRAYTIYANDQLPNSKDWNDVIIAYRNGGPLRIRDIGQAVTGPEDAKQAAWANGKRGVFLVIFKQPGANVIETVDKIKATLPRLVGAIPPAIKIEVISDRTQTIRAAVEDVQFTLLLTIALVVMVIFVFLRSFWATVIPTVTVPLALLGACALMWVFGYTLDNLSLMALTIAVGFVVDDAIVMLENITRYIEEGEKPLAAAFKGAREIGFTIVSISISLVAVLIPLLLMGGIIGRLFREFAVTLAMTIFVSMVVSLTLTPMMASRFLRAHGETKHGRFYQWSESAFDAMLRVYERGLDLALRWKLSTLMIFFATLGLSVYLFVIIPKGFFPQQDNGLITATSEASQDISFADMKRHQEELGKIVQADPDVASVAMAIGGSGRAGNNGSLYITLKPRDERKANAQQIIARLRPQLEKVEGARLYMQAAQDVRLGGRPTRTQFEFTLQDADLAELNEWAPKILAKMQTLPELRDVATDQQTNGTTLELKINRDTAARYGIQPQLIDDTLYDAFGQRQVTQYFTQLNTYKVVLEVLPELQGSLDTLNKIYVKSPTTGDQVPLSTFATWTSVPVRPLSISHQGQFPAITISFNLAQGVALGQATDAVQKAMVELGAPTTLNSSFQGTAQAFQQSLGTVPLLILAALVVVYLILGILYESYIHPITILSTLPSAGVGALAILMLFGFDFSLIALIGIVLLIGIVKKNGIMMVDFAITAERDENLEPEGAIRKAALLRFRPIMMTTMAALLGGVPLMLGTGTGSEIRQPLGYAMVGGLLVSQALTLFTTPVVYLYLDRLSNAFARWGRSSNPNHAHSDTHGSVKQAAE
- a CDS encoding efflux RND transporter periplasmic adaptor subunit; amino-acid sequence: MSRSRTNRWALLIVAIAALGYLGWQRYLSGDHPAQAEAQKAAPARAAVPVRIATVEKADFPVYLTGLGTVQGFNTVVVRTRVDGQINRIAFQEGQVVKEGDTLVEIDPRPFQSALDQAKAKKAQDEANLANASLDLQRYTKLGEFATRQQTDTQRSTVAQLTAQIQADAAMIETAQTQLDYATVKAPISGVVGLRQVDVGNIVNAATQTGIVTIVQIEPIAVIFTAPEEQLPDIKAALAASPPKTIALSTDGKRVLSTGTLSLINNQVDTSSGTVRLKAVFDNKDHALWPGQSVSTRLLIATLKDATVIPDDAVQHGPNGLYAYLVNKDNKAELRKIKVTRSIDGRSVVDEGLAPGEQVITAGQFKVQPGTLVTTAVASSDQAQARTTDE
- the exbB gene encoding tonB-system energizer ExbB: MKNMTLSRVTTLVMISALAMLSLTAPLSAQQGMAPAAQASPAVTQSQPPAALPQAAAAPAAPSDAAATQAEREGKLKAAAAELKELSPWSMFKSADVVVKAVMIGLAFASLVTWTIFIAKMLELTVVQRKVRSALAKIADARSLAEAQFALGAKGSVLASFLAAAMREARLSAGISSDAGIKERAASSFAEIVRAEARRIRLGMGLLATIGATSPFVGLFGTVWGIMNSFIGISKSQTTNLAVVAPGIAEALLATAIGLVAAIPAVIIYNHFSRVTKGYMELVSRASGAAARLLSRDLDRTHVTSHSRTAAE
- the exbD gene encoding TonB system transport protein ExbD — translated: MGASIAEHDYDDDSDFAESHEINVTPFIDVILVLLIIFMVAAPLSTVDLPIDLPTSTATPQKKPDKPTYVSIKPDLSVAIGEDMVKRVDLVRSLDAMPDASKERYIFLRADRAVPYGELMDVLEILRAGGYSKLKLVALEGVPEAAAAQAAPAKP